In Gimesia benthica, a single window of DNA contains:
- a CDS encoding enoyl-ACP reductase FabI has protein sequence MDFLKLAGKRILVFGVANRKSVAYQTGKVLEEAGAEVIYVVRSKARKESLSKLLKDAPIYICDVEHQQEIDQLQADISQKYDVIHGLVHSIAFADYSAGWLPFHETPRAAFLQAVDISCFSLIAVCNAFKDLLDPEQGSVVTISISTTRMAAENYGYMAPVKAALDSSVCFLAKSFSNFSQVRFNAICPGLLKTSASAGIPGYVDSYLFAEKATLRKSAVQTSEVADTVAFLISPRSSGINSQGIVIDAGMGTNYFDNQIISEQST, from the coding sequence ATGGATTTTTTAAAGTTAGCGGGAAAACGGATTCTCGTATTTGGAGTCGCCAACCGTAAAAGTGTCGCCTATCAGACAGGGAAGGTCCTGGAGGAAGCAGGCGCCGAAGTGATTTACGTCGTTCGCTCGAAAGCCCGCAAAGAATCGCTGTCCAAACTGCTGAAAGACGCACCGATCTATATCTGTGATGTTGAACATCAACAGGAAATCGATCAGCTCCAGGCGGACATCAGCCAGAAATACGATGTCATCCATGGTCTGGTCCACTCCATCGCGTTTGCAGACTACTCAGCCGGCTGGCTTCCGTTTCATGAAACACCCCGCGCCGCTTTTCTGCAGGCAGTTGATATTTCCTGTTTCTCCCTGATCGCAGTCTGTAATGCTTTCAAGGATCTGCTCGATCCAGAGCAGGGGAGTGTGGTGACAATTTCGATCTCCACCACCCGCATGGCGGCGGAAAATTACGGCTACATGGCTCCCGTGAAAGCGGCCCTCGATTCCTCGGTCTGCTTTCTGGCCAAGTCGTTCTCGAACTTCTCGCAGGTTCGCTTCAATGCCATCTGTCCCGGTTTGTTGAAGACGTCCGCCTCCGCAGGAATTCCCGGCTACGTGGACAGCTACCTGTTTGCTGAAAAAGCCACATTGAGAAAGTCAGCCGTCCAGACCAGTGAAGTGGCAGATACCGTCGCCTTCCTGATCAGTCCCCGTTCCTCGGGAATCAATTCGCAGGGAATCGTTATTGATGCCGGTATGGGCACCAACTATTTCGACAACCAGATCATCTCAGAGCAGTCGACCTGA
- a CDS encoding type II secretion system F family protein, whose protein sequence is MFKARASMKSLAMLCRSLSTMLESGVPITKSFQLAGRKLGNRRMQDSVKEITVELKAGNDVTSALKLQGNYYPELMVNMVSVAEQSGGLPEVLKALSEHYDQLLNLRKNFVRLIAWPVFQFVAAIMVIALMILVLGLIANARGGEAIDVLGLGLSGPSGALIWLTCTFGSIFVLFVAYQVMDRLWGGKRFFHSLFLRIPVVGNCMRSFAIARFSWAFALTQQAGMNILDSVEASLKATGNGAFIAAIPQVNAAVNDGVDLTDALAGTHLFPEDYIQMVHVGETSGTVPETLERLSPRFQEDAQRSLAALAAVLGWLIWAMVAAFIIFVVFRIAFWYLGIINDALEQI, encoded by the coding sequence ATGTTCAAGGCACGTGCCTCAATGAAGTCTCTGGCGATGCTGTGTCGTTCCCTGAGTACGATGCTGGAATCCGGCGTGCCGATCACGAAAAGCTTTCAGCTGGCTGGGCGAAAACTGGGCAATCGGCGGATGCAGGATTCGGTGAAAGAGATCACCGTCGAGTTGAAAGCCGGGAACGATGTGACCTCGGCGCTAAAGCTCCAGGGAAACTATTATCCGGAGCTGATGGTCAACATGGTCAGTGTGGCGGAACAGAGTGGCGGCCTGCCCGAAGTGCTGAAAGCCTTGTCGGAGCATTATGACCAGCTGCTGAACCTGCGGAAGAATTTTGTGCGGTTGATTGCCTGGCCCGTCTTTCAGTTTGTGGCGGCGATCATGGTCATCGCGCTGATGATTCTTGTGCTGGGTTTAATCGCCAATGCGCGAGGTGGTGAGGCGATCGATGTGCTCGGGCTGGGACTGTCCGGTCCCAGCGGCGCTCTGATCTGGCTGACCTGTACGTTCGGTTCGATTTTTGTACTGTTTGTCGCGTACCAGGTTATGGATCGGCTCTGGGGTGGGAAACGCTTCTTTCATAGCCTGTTTCTGCGCATTCCCGTCGTGGGAAACTGCATGCGTTCGTTTGCGATCGCCCGCTTCTCCTGGGCGTTCGCGCTAACGCAGCAGGCCGGGATGAATATTCTGGACTCAGTGGAAGCCAGTCTCAAAGCGACTGGTAATGGAGCGTTTATTGCTGCGATTCCTCAGGTCAATGCAGCCGTGAATGATGGGGTGGATCTGACCGACGCCCTGGCGGGAACGCATCTGTTTCCCGAAGATTACATTCAGATGGTGCATGTTGGTGAGACTTCCGGGACGGTACCTGAAACATTGGAGCGGTTGAGTCCCCGTTTTCAGGAAGACGCGCAGCGCTCCCTGGCTGCCCTGGCGGCGGTGCTGGGCTGGTTGATCTGGGCGATGGTGGCTGCTTTTATCATCTTTGTTGTGTTCCGCATCGCTTTCTGGTATCTGGGGATTATCAACGATGCGTTGGAGCAGATCTGA
- a CDS encoding serine/threonine-protein kinase, producing MTDESNEQSEQVEVLNQYLDFLQRQDDASCQSLRAVNPELKPLMACLDSLERLAPQSDSDPESVELGPDDATLPVSPHASRQAPPLLAREFGNYELLEELGRGGMGIVYKARQKDLNRVVALKTILSNQFASEDEVRRFYLEAQAAGRLQHANIVAIHEVGQHLGQHYFTMDFIGGGSLASPDFRPLSQMAPDNYYEVASLMQQVAEAVEYLHSKEIIHRDLKPSNILIDEAGQAYVTDFGLAKLYDGLPGGSGTDARTQTGMIVGTPGYMSPEQAAGQLDQISTRSDIFCLGIILYELMTGVSPFKHSSPLDSLVAVIEGEPALPHSHNRNIPRSLELVCLKCLEKDPALRYQSARELAADLERFIAGEPLQAQPAGMIQKFQRWFRRKPALVSRLSAILLAVGIIQTVYSTQGVDLNYHLRIMSLFGLWGALVVFFQFGLDHFPNKKRVRYCWSAADVALLTGLLMLADAPIGILLIGYPMLIVSSGLFFYVRLVLFTTVLSLLSFAVLVLARSELVELWQYPVIYAMVLAILGMITAYQIYRVRVLSRYYELRRP from the coding sequence GTGACCGACGAGTCGAATGAGCAATCTGAGCAGGTGGAAGTACTCAATCAGTACCTGGACTTCCTGCAGCGTCAGGATGATGCCAGCTGTCAGAGTCTGCGTGCAGTCAATCCTGAGTTAAAACCGCTGATGGCCTGTCTGGATTCCCTGGAGCGTCTCGCGCCTCAGTCAGACAGTGATCCCGAATCGGTTGAGCTGGGCCCCGATGATGCGACGTTGCCAGTTTCTCCCCACGCATCCCGACAGGCGCCCCCCCTGCTCGCGCGGGAGTTCGGCAATTATGAACTGTTGGAGGAGCTGGGACGCGGCGGGATGGGCATCGTTTATAAGGCACGCCAGAAAGATCTGAATCGGGTCGTGGCACTGAAAACGATCCTCAGTAATCAGTTTGCATCCGAAGACGAGGTCCGACGGTTCTATCTGGAAGCCCAGGCCGCCGGTCGATTGCAGCACGCGAATATTGTCGCGATTCACGAAGTGGGCCAGCATCTGGGGCAGCATTATTTCACCATGGACTTTATTGGCGGAGGTTCACTGGCGAGTCCCGATTTTCGCCCGCTTTCTCAGATGGCACCGGATAATTATTACGAGGTCGCCTCTCTCATGCAGCAGGTTGCCGAGGCGGTCGAGTATCTGCATTCCAAAGAGATCATTCACCGTGATTTGAAACCGTCGAACATTCTGATCGATGAAGCTGGGCAGGCTTATGTCACCGATTTTGGTCTGGCGAAACTCTACGATGGACTGCCGGGAGGCTCAGGGACCGATGCCCGCACACAGACGGGCATGATAGTGGGGACTCCGGGTTACATGTCACCCGAACAGGCCGCGGGGCAACTGGATCAGATTTCCACGCGGAGTGATATCTTCTGTCTGGGTATTATTCTGTATGAACTTATGACCGGCGTATCTCCGTTCAAACACTCCAGCCCTCTCGATTCGCTGGTGGCGGTGATTGAAGGGGAACCTGCACTCCCCCATTCGCATAACAGAAACATTCCCCGTAGTCTGGAACTGGTCTGTCTGAAGTGCCTGGAGAAGGATCCCGCTTTACGCTACCAGTCGGCCCGCGAACTGGCGGCGGATCTGGAACGGTTCATTGCTGGAGAGCCTCTGCAGGCACAACCTGCGGGCATGATTCAGAAGTTCCAGCGCTGGTTCCGCCGCAAGCCGGCACTGGTGTCGCGGCTCTCCGCGATCCTGCTGGCAGTCGGAATTATTCAGACCGTGTATTCCACGCAGGGCGTTGATTTGAATTATCACCTGCGGATCATGTCGCTGTTTGGTCTGTGGGGCGCACTGGTGGTGTTCTTCCAGTTTGGTCTGGATCACTTTCCGAACAAAAAACGGGTACGTTACTGCTGGTCGGCGGCAGATGTTGCGCTGCTGACGGGACTGCTGATGCTCGCCGATGCGCCAATCGGGATTCTCTTGATTGGATATCCGATGCTGATTGTCTCGTCTGGACTGTTCTTTTACGTCAGGCTCGTGCTGTTTACCACGGTGCTTTCACTGCTCTCGTTTGCTGTCCTGGTACTGGCCCGGTCGGAGCTGGTTGAGTTATGGCAGTACCCCGTCATCTACGCTATGGTGCTGGCGATTCTGGGAATGATCACGGCTTACCAGATTTATCGGGTCCGCGTGTTGAGTCGCTACTACGAGCTGCGGCGTCCTTGA
- a CDS encoding glycosyltransferase family 9 protein yields the protein MNTTDPLARLNQIEAQRICIIKPSALGDVVQTLPILPVLRQRFPNARISWVVRDSFANLLEGHPCLDEIIPFQRRSSAGQWWQFLKSLNKQKFDLVIDLQGLLRTGIMTAATRAPWRVGIEAAREGSHLTCNLTIPDTGRYVPAWLKYWRVADAFGQGKLKRTTDIYLSEDDQNWAQEKLYCPEYPLPTLAIHAGAQWITKRWPPESFAAVGAKAIRRFRCQVVLVGTSAERELTGHIEKLLQKFVPTGRVINLAGETTLKQLAAVLQQSDFVLTNDSGPMHLAAGLGTPVTGIFTCTSALRSGPPGDRHELVSTNVSCGGSYNKRCPKRGPQNLCCMEELEISRVWQALHRLITREAAERTPKAA from the coding sequence ATGAACACAACCGACCCGTTAGCACGATTGAATCAGATTGAAGCGCAGCGGATCTGCATTATCAAACCCAGTGCCCTGGGTGACGTCGTGCAGACACTCCCCATCCTGCCGGTCCTGAGGCAACGGTTTCCCAATGCCCGCATCTCCTGGGTCGTCCGAGACAGCTTTGCTAATCTTCTGGAAGGACATCCCTGCCTGGATGAAATCATTCCCTTCCAGCGACGCAGCTCAGCAGGACAGTGGTGGCAGTTTCTCAAGTCACTCAACAAACAGAAATTTGATCTGGTCATCGATCTGCAGGGCCTGCTCCGTACCGGCATCATGACTGCCGCCACCCGCGCCCCCTGGCGGGTCGGTATCGAAGCAGCCCGCGAAGGTTCACACCTCACCTGTAATCTGACGATCCCCGACACGGGACGCTACGTCCCTGCCTGGCTCAAATACTGGCGCGTCGCTGATGCCTTTGGTCAGGGGAAGCTGAAACGCACGACTGACATCTATCTCTCCGAAGATGACCAGAACTGGGCACAGGAAAAACTGTATTGCCCCGAGTATCCTCTGCCGACTCTCGCGATTCACGCGGGCGCGCAATGGATCACCAAACGCTGGCCTCCGGAAAGCTTCGCTGCGGTCGGTGCCAAAGCCATCCGTCGCTTCCGCTGCCAGGTTGTCCTGGTGGGAACCTCTGCGGAAAGAGAACTGACCGGCCATATCGAAAAACTGCTGCAAAAGTTCGTCCCGACCGGCAGAGTCATCAATCTGGCAGGGGAAACAACACTCAAACAACTCGCCGCGGTGTTACAGCAATCCGACTTTGTCCTCACCAATGATTCCGGTCCCATGCACCTGGCCGCTGGTCTCGGCACCCCTGTCACCGGCATCTTTACCTGCACCAGTGCACTTCGCTCCGGACCGCCGGGGGACCGGCACGAACTTGTCTCCACGAATGTCAGCTGTGGTGGCAGCTATAACAAACGCTGCCCCAAACGCGGACCACAGAATCTGTGCTGCATGGAAGAGCTGGAAATCAGCCGCGTCTGGCAGGCCCTGCATCGCCTGATCACACGGGAAGCAGCTGAAAGAACGCCGAAAGCAGCCTGA
- the yajC gene encoding preprotein translocase subunit YajC — MHTLLSTLLLLAQETPAKQPAGPSFLVQSLPLIVIVIFFYFIMFRPQQKERARREQALKELKKNDRVVTIGGIIGTIANISESDQEVTLKIDDNSKMKVRRSAIQGLYQVETKETTS, encoded by the coding sequence ATGCACACCTTATTGTCGACTTTGTTACTACTTGCTCAAGAGACACCCGCCAAACAGCCTGCTGGACCTTCTTTCCTGGTCCAGTCGCTGCCTTTGATTGTGATCGTGATTTTTTTCTACTTCATCATGTTCCGTCCTCAACAGAAGGAACGGGCCCGACGTGAGCAGGCGCTTAAAGAGTTGAAGAAGAATGATCGTGTGGTGACCATCGGTGGGATCATTGGCACGATTGCCAATATTTCTGAGTCAGATCAGGAAGTGACTCTGAAAATTGATGATAATTCCAAGATGAAAGTGCGTCGCAGTGCCATTCAGGGGCTGTATCAGGTTGAAACCAAAGAGACAACAAGCTAG
- a CDS encoding EF-hand domain-containing protein, with translation MKMNRIVAACALGMAVISWSSATQAEEGKKGQRPNREEILKKFDKDGDGKLNEEERSAARAARGEKGGQGFNREEFMKKFDKNGDGKLDENERKAAREAREKMGQRGPRMSREELVKKFDKDGDGKLSEAERQEARKAMGGRRPGFDREAMLKKFDKNGDGKLDDTERQAARAEMMKNRGKGAGGKGKAKGKGQKKN, from the coding sequence ATGAAAATGAATCGGATCGTTGCTGCGTGTGCACTGGGTATGGCTGTGATTTCATGGAGCTCTGCTACGCAGGCTGAAGAGGGGAAAAAAGGACAGCGCCCCAACCGTGAGGAGATCCTCAAAAAATTCGATAAGGACGGCGATGGCAAGCTGAATGAAGAAGAGCGTTCGGCTGCTCGGGCTGCCCGTGGTGAAAAGGGTGGTCAGGGTTTCAATCGCGAAGAGTTCATGAAAAAGTTTGACAAAAACGGTGATGGCAAACTGGATGAAAACGAACGCAAAGCTGCCCGCGAAGCCCGCGAAAAAATGGGTCAGCGTGGTCCGCGCATGAGCCGTGAAGAACTGGTGAAAAAGTTCGACAAAGACGGCGATGGGAAGCTCAGCGAAGCTGAACGCCAGGAAGCACGCAAAGCCATGGGCGGTCGTCGTCCCGGGTTTGATCGTGAAGCCATGCTCAAGAAATTCGACAAGAATGGCGACGGCAAACTGGATGACACAGAACGTCAGGCCGCACGGGCAGAAATGATGAAGAACCGTGGTAAAGGTGCCGGTGGCAAAGGGAAAGCCAAAGGCAAAGGACAGAAGAAGAATTAA
- the tgt gene encoding tRNA guanosine(34) transglycosylase Tgt, with amino-acid sequence MSQFHFELIHTDSRTQARAGRWHTPHGIVDTPAFMPVGTLASVKGLLPEQLKQVGTQQVLANTYHLALRPGAEIVQELGGLHEFMNWDGPILTDSGGFQVFSLAQLTKMDDEQVVFRSHIDGSLFELSPEKAVKIQEQLGADCIMCLDECPPHDVPLEKMQEAVDRTTKWAARCRDAQKRDDQALFGIVQGGTDQKMRERSAEGLLPLEFPGYAIGGLSVGEKPEDMYSTLDFTTPMLPVEKPRYLMGVGRPSDLIEAIMRGVDLFDCVMPTRNGRNGMAFTSQGRVNLRNQKHARDPSPLDPECDSPGSRDYSRAYLRHLFMAREMLGPILISLHNIAFYQKLVRDLREAILNDQVEEFRAVHLARWNASF; translated from the coding sequence GTGTCTCAATTTCATTTCGAACTGATCCATACCGATTCCCGGACTCAGGCCCGCGCGGGCCGCTGGCATACTCCCCACGGCATTGTCGACACTCCGGCCTTCATGCCCGTGGGCACCCTGGCCTCTGTCAAAGGGTTACTGCCCGAACAGCTCAAACAGGTGGGAACGCAGCAGGTGCTGGCAAATACGTACCATCTGGCACTGCGGCCGGGAGCCGAAATTGTGCAGGAACTGGGCGGGCTGCATGAATTCATGAACTGGGATGGTCCGATTCTGACCGACAGTGGTGGATTCCAGGTCTTCAGTCTGGCCCAGCTCACAAAGATGGATGATGAGCAGGTGGTTTTCCGCTCTCACATTGATGGCAGCCTGTTTGAACTCTCGCCCGAAAAAGCGGTGAAGATCCAGGAACAGCTGGGAGCCGACTGCATCATGTGTCTGGATGAGTGCCCGCCACACGATGTGCCTCTGGAAAAAATGCAGGAAGCCGTCGATCGGACGACCAAGTGGGCAGCCCGCTGCCGGGATGCCCAGAAACGGGATGACCAGGCCCTGTTCGGCATTGTTCAAGGGGGGACTGATCAGAAAATGCGGGAACGTTCGGCTGAGGGGCTGCTGCCACTGGAATTCCCCGGGTATGCGATCGGGGGCTTGAGCGTAGGGGAAAAGCCTGAGGATATGTACTCCACCCTGGATTTCACTACGCCCATGCTGCCTGTGGAAAAACCCCGTTACCTGATGGGTGTGGGCCGTCCGTCCGACCTGATCGAGGCCATCATGCGGGGCGTGGACCTGTTTGACTGTGTGATGCCGACCCGAAATGGCAGAAATGGGATGGCTTTTACCAGTCAGGGACGCGTGAATTTGCGTAATCAAAAGCATGCCCGGGATCCGAGTCCACTGGATCCCGAGTGTGATTCGCCCGGTTCGCGTGATTACAGCCGGGCTTATCTGCGTCATTTATTCATGGCGCGGGAGATGCTGGGGCCAATTCTGATCTCGCTGCATAACATTGCCTTTTATCAGAAACTGGTGCGGGATCTGCGTGAGGCGATTCTGAATGATCAAGTTGAGGAGTTTAGGGCGGTTCACCTTGCCCGCTGGAACGCATCTTTCTAA
- the secD gene encoding protein translocase subunit SecD yields the protein MTGIDFHSATLLAQEATEKAPSGVSAVTIILILLAVFVLPFILGAVISRALKLKEYSQKIGLVLFVAIVAATPFIWQISHGHDWRNAIRLGIDLAGGSNMVFEVDQGKSEKELSNEVMDQMVGAIGRRINPSGTEEVTVRKVGQSRIEVIVPGADTEDVQRIKSLITRLGSLEFDIVANRRDHPREVRLAMEAKGKDVRDNEGRVIASWREVSSDEPFSTDDQMVVRPFTRKDGSQGQEVLVIIEPNEDRRITGKYLVRARQSTDQNGAPAVAFTFNARGGTLFSQLTSKNRPSKDGFHRHLAVLLDGKVHSAPRLIDTIGSEGQITGNFTQKEITDLLNVLNAGALEVPLKPEPVSEFSISPLLGVDVQQKGKQAIIIAAVAVIVFMLIYYRFSGLVANICLTLNLLLVMGAMSFINATFTLPGLAGLVLTIGMAVDANVLIFERIREEKARGSSLRMAINNGFSRAFTTIVDANLTTLIVAVVLYVIGTDQVRGFAVTLFIGIVMSMFTALYVGRLIFDIFERKRWISDLKMMSIVGDTSINFLGKRKITGACSVALIVIGMGVVIARGEENLDIDFTGGTMVTFEFEDQQNIDEVRASLQKAFDSSITLEQLELSNDPTSEGRFFRLRTTMNDADLENSGQNAAEGIRENLNEAFDGTDHKLRKVTMDFGEVKKLTGSADSPAGTEVELTFSGDLKPSTVETYLKEEIAKIKNEDGSDKYERIPEFQVQGATAGDKEDETADASAEAARHKKMVAQFGPDLSAADLETALAEMKTVMATTAVLDEVNSFDSSVASEMQESALMAMLISLVAIVAYIWFRFQRITFGLAAVVALVHDVLVVLGLVALGAYLSNTALGPLMGLTDFKINLPMIAAFLTIVGYSLNDTIVVFDRIREVRGKNPALTTGMVNESLNQTLSRTLLTSLTTLIVVLILYAIGGEGIHGFAYCLVLGVFVGTYSSIFIASPVLVWLMNRPGSATARATQESEKQASVSNS from the coding sequence ATGACAGGGATTGATTTTCACTCAGCAACGCTGCTGGCTCAGGAAGCGACCGAAAAAGCGCCTTCGGGCGTATCCGCCGTCACTATCATCTTAATCCTTCTGGCTGTCTTTGTACTGCCGTTTATTCTGGGGGCGGTGATTTCCCGTGCTCTCAAGTTGAAGGAGTATTCACAGAAGATCGGCCTGGTCCTGTTTGTGGCCATCGTAGCGGCGACTCCCTTTATCTGGCAGATCTCGCATGGCCACGACTGGCGAAATGCCATTCGTCTGGGTATCGACCTGGCCGGCGGTTCGAACATGGTTTTCGAAGTCGATCAGGGTAAAAGCGAAAAAGAGCTTTCCAACGAAGTGATGGACCAGATGGTCGGCGCGATCGGGCGTCGTATCAATCCATCGGGTACGGAAGAAGTCACCGTCCGTAAGGTTGGCCAGAGCCGGATTGAAGTCATTGTTCCGGGAGCCGACACCGAAGACGTCCAGCGGATTAAATCGCTGATTACCCGACTGGGTAGCCTGGAATTCGATATTGTCGCAAACCGCCGCGACCATCCCCGTGAAGTGCGACTGGCTATGGAAGCCAAGGGAAAGGATGTGCGTGACAATGAAGGCCGCGTGATCGCAAGCTGGCGTGAAGTCAGCAGCGACGAGCCTTTCAGCACTGATGACCAGATGGTCGTTCGCCCCTTCACCCGCAAAGACGGGTCCCAGGGACAGGAAGTGCTGGTCATCATCGAGCCTAACGAAGACCGACGCATCACCGGTAAGTACCTGGTGCGGGCCCGTCAGTCGACTGACCAGAACGGTGCACCTGCGGTTGCCTTTACATTCAATGCCCGTGGCGGCACCCTGTTCAGCCAGCTGACATCGAAAAACCGTCCCAGTAAGGATGGTTTCCACCGTCACCTGGCCGTGCTGCTGGACGGTAAAGTTCATTCGGCACCCCGTCTGATCGACACGATTGGGTCCGAGGGGCAGATTACCGGTAACTTTACTCAGAAAGAAATTACCGACCTGTTGAACGTCCTGAATGCCGGGGCTCTGGAAGTTCCGCTGAAGCCGGAACCGGTCTCCGAGTTCTCTATCAGCCCGCTGCTGGGTGTTGATGTTCAGCAGAAAGGGAAGCAGGCGATCATCATCGCGGCTGTTGCCGTGATCGTGTTCATGCTGATCTACTATCGTTTCTCCGGCCTGGTGGCCAATATCTGTCTGACGCTGAACCTGTTGCTGGTAATGGGAGCCATGTCTTTCATCAATGCGACCTTCACCCTGCCCGGTCTGGCCGGTCTGGTGCTGACGATTGGTATGGCGGTCGACGCAAACGTTCTGATTTTTGAGCGTATCCGGGAAGAGAAAGCCCGGGGCTCCAGCCTGCGAATGGCGATCAATAATGGTTTCTCACGGGCTTTCACTACGATCGTGGACGCCAACCTGACCACGCTGATTGTGGCGGTTGTCTTGTACGTGATTGGTACCGATCAGGTCCGCGGTTTCGCCGTGACGCTGTTTATCGGTATTGTCATGAGTATGTTTACCGCCCTGTATGTCGGGCGTCTGATCTTTGACATCTTCGAACGGAAACGCTGGATCAGCGATCTGAAGATGATGAGTATCGTGGGTGATACCAGTATCAATTTCCTTGGCAAGCGGAAGATTACTGGTGCCTGTTCGGTGGCCCTGATTGTGATCGGGATGGGTGTTGTCATTGCCCGTGGAGAAGAAAACCTGGATATCGACTTCACCGGTGGTACGATGGTGACCTTCGAGTTTGAAGATCAGCAGAACATCGACGAAGTCCGCGCCAGCCTGCAGAAGGCGTTCGACAGCAGCATTACGCTGGAACAACTGGAGCTGTCAAACGATCCGACTTCGGAGGGACGTTTCTTCCGGTTACGTACCACGATGAATGATGCCGACCTGGAGAACTCCGGTCAGAATGCGGCTGAAGGTATTCGTGAAAATCTGAACGAAGCCTTCGACGGAACCGATCATAAACTTCGGAAAGTAACAATGGACTTTGGCGAGGTGAAAAAACTGACCGGTAGTGCTGATTCACCGGCTGGCACCGAAGTCGAACTGACCTTCAGTGGTGATCTGAAACCATCGACGGTTGAGACTTACCTCAAAGAAGAGATTGCCAAGATCAAGAACGAAGATGGTTCCGATAAATATGAGCGGATCCCCGAGTTCCAGGTTCAAGGCGCAACCGCTGGTGATAAAGAGGACGAAACGGCAGATGCTTCTGCAGAAGCAGCCCGCCATAAGAAGATGGTTGCCCAGTTTGGTCCTGACCTGTCAGCTGCCGACCTGGAAACTGCGTTAGCTGAGATGAAAACAGTCATGGCAACCACAGCGGTACTGGATGAAGTTAACAGCTTCGACAGCTCTGTAGCCAGCGAGATGCAGGAATCGGCTTTGATGGCGATGCTGATCAGTCTGGTGGCGATCGTGGCTTATATCTGGTTCCGCTTCCAGCGAATCACCTTCGGTCTGGCGGCTGTCGTGGCTCTGGTGCATGACGTGCTGGTTGTACTGGGGCTGGTTGCCTTGGGAGCTTACCTGAGCAACACCGCTCTGGGGCCGCTGATGGGGCTGACCGACTTCAAGATCAACCTGCCTATGATTGCAGCGTTCCTGACGATTGTCGGTTACTCACTGAACGATACGATCGTGGTCTTCGACCGGATTCGTGAAGTTCGTGGCAAGAACCCTGCTTTGACAACCGGTATGGTAAATGAGAGTCTGAACCAGACGCTGTCTCGTACCTTGCTGACTTCGTTGACAACATTGATCGTAGTGCTGATTCTGTATGCGATCGGCGGTGAAGGTATTCACGGCTTCGCTTACTGTCTGGTACTGGGTGTGTTTGTCGGTACCTACAGCTCGATCTTTATCGCCAGCCCGGTTCTGGTATGGTTGATGAACCGTCCTGGAAGTGCAACTGCCCGGGCAACTCAGGAAAGCGAAAAGCAGGCCAGCGTCAGCAACAGCTAA
- a CDS encoding sigma-70 family RNA polymerase sigma factor: MPQSQFEELIQRTRAGDRSAENELLEKCRAYISLVARAQIEGWMRTKFDASDLVQQTLLEAHQGLSRFEGETEAEWLGWLRGILNHNTLDFARRYQGAAKRDVKREFSIDRAGQQPEASGQMKWELPDQAETPSRILLNREQEIQVADAVSRLPPDYQEVIMLRNLQRLSFKEVAERMQRSPGAVQMLWLRALNQLQEQLEQV, translated from the coding sequence ATGCCTCAGTCACAATTTGAAGAGCTGATTCAGCGTACGCGTGCCGGCGATCGCAGTGCCGAAAATGAACTGCTGGAAAAATGCCGCGCTTATATCTCCCTGGTTGCCCGCGCTCAGATTGAAGGTTGGATGCGAACCAAGTTCGATGCCTCCGACCTGGTGCAGCAGACGCTGCTCGAAGCGCACCAGGGGCTTTCCCGTTTCGAGGGAGAGACCGAGGCGGAATGGCTGGGCTGGCTGCGGGGTATTTTAAATCATAACACGCTGGACTTCGCCCGGCGTTACCAGGGGGCCGCCAAGCGTGATGTGAAACGTGAGTTTTCCATTGATCGCGCTGGTCAGCAACCAGAAGCCTCTGGTCAGATGAAGTGGGAGTTGCCAGACCAGGCGGAGACGCCGAGCCGGATTCTGTTGAACCGGGAGCAGGAGATTCAGGTTGCTGACGCGGTCAGTCGGCTCCCCCCTGACTACCAGGAAGTGATCATGCTTCGCAATCTGCAGCGACTGTCGTTCAAAGAGGTTGCCGAGCGGATGCAGAGGAGCCCCGGTGCCGTACAGATGCTCTGGTTGAGGGCACTGAATCAGCTACAGGAACAATTGGAGCAGGTCTGA